Sequence from the Lysobacter capsici genome:
GCGCCTCGGCGACGGTCAACTGGCGCGCCAGCGAGGACTGGAGCTTCAAGTACGTGCTGGCCAAGCGCGAGTCCGATACCGAGACCAACATCGACTTCGACACCCTGCAGAACAAGATCGCCGACGTGAAGGCGTTCTACAGCGATCAGCAGGTCAGCCACGAACTGCAGGCGAACTTTGATGGCGGCGGCCGCGCCCGCGGCGTGATGGGCATCTACGCCTTCGACGGCGAAGCCGGCGGGCAGGTGCTCAACAACTTCTTCAACCTCAGCTTCGGCGACACCCAGGGCACGGTCTATACCGAATCCATCGCCGCCTACGCCGACTGGACGTTCGATCTGACCGACAAGCTCAAGCTCGACGTCGGCGCGCGCTACACCGACGAGGACAAGCGCGCCAAGGTGCTCAACCGTGGTTATCGCGACGCCAGCTTCACCATTCCCAACGGCGCGGTCGCGGCCAACTTCGACCGCAAGATCAACTTCAAGAACACCTCGCCGAAGGTCTCGCTGGATTACCAGATCGCGCCCGACATCCTGCTGTACGGCCTGGCCACGCGCGGCTTCAAGTCCGGCGGTTACAACATCCGCGCCCAGGCCACGGCGGTGCCGCGTTCGGCCGAGCCGTTCGACGACGAGGTCGTCGACAGCTACGAAGTCGGCAGCAAGATGGCGTTCTTCGACCAGCGCCTGTTCCTGAACCTGTCGTACTTCCACAACAAGTACAAGGACATCCAGCTGTCGGTGTTCACCTCCTACGACAGCAACGGCGACGGCACCAACGACGCGTTCTTCGGCGATTTCACCAACGCCGGTTCCGGCACCGTGCAGGGCCTGGAAGTCGAGTACCAGTGGCTGCCGAACGAGCATTGGCTGATCTCGGGCAACCTCGCCTGGCTCGACGCCAAGTACGACGAGTTCCTGTACGCCGGCGTCAACATCGCCAACGAGCAGGAATTCACCAACGCGCCCGAGTTCTCCGGCGCCTTGAACGTGGAGTACCGCACCGATCTGTCCGACGGCAGCAACCTGTCGGCGCGGGTGGGCTACAGCTACCAGAGCGACGTGATCGCCACCACCGAGATCGTGCGCACCGGCGCCTTGCCGATCACTCAGGACGGTTACGGCCTGATCAATGCCGGCGTGACCTGGAAGAGCAAGGGGCCGTGGAGCCTGTCCTTGCAGGGCAGCAATCTGGCCGACAAGGAGTATCGGACCACGGGGTACAGCTTGAACTCGGCGCTGGGCGTTTACACCGGGTTCTATGGGGCGCCGCGGCAGTATTCCTTGTCCATGAAGTACGACTTCTGATCGGCTGAGGCGGCCGCGGTGTTCGCGGTCGTGGGGTGACGATCATCGGCTTGGGCGAACCTCCGCTTGGAAGAGCGGGGGTTTTGCTTTTTGGGTGGGGTGTTGGTTGCGGGGTGACAGCAAGAGCAAAAGCGACAGCAAAAGCGACAGCAAAAGCGACAGCAAAAGCGACAGCAAAAGCGAATCCCCCCTGGCCCCCCTTTTCCAAAGGGGGGAACCCGGTAGGTGGGTTCGGTGGGGCGTGGTGTTTCGTTGCGATGGCAACAGAAATAACGACAGCAATAACAACGGCAATAGAGATAGAAATAGCAACAGCAACAGCAACAACAGCAGCAACGGCAATAGCAGAAGCAATAGCAGCAGCAATAGCAGCAGCAATAGCGATGCAATAACAACGACAACGGCAACGGCAACGGCAACGGCAACGGCAAGGGCAAGGGCAACGGCAACGGCAACGGCAACGGCAAGGGCAAGGGCAAGGGCAACGACAACGACAACGACAACGACAAGGCCAGGGCAACGCCAACGGCGATTGCAATGCCTGGTGTCCTAGCTCAGCCCGTGCTTTCCCCCCCCTTTGGAAAAGGGGGGCAGGGGGGATTCGCTTTCCGCTCAAGCCACTACGTAATCTCCTCCCGCATCAGCACCCAAACCCAAACCCACAGCACCGACGCAGCACCCAAGGCCACTCCCCGCGCTATCCTCCGCCGATGCGCCTCCGCCCCCCGCCATGCTGAGCCTCACCACCGTCGCCCTGGCCAGCCTGGCCTGGCTGGCGCTGATGTTCGGCACGGCGTTGTTCGCCGAGCGCCGGCCGGCGGTGCTGGCCAAACACTGGCGGCATATCTACGCGCTGTCGCTCGCGGTGCATTGCACCTCGTGGACCTTCTACGGCACCGTCACCCAGGCCGCGCGCTACGGCTGGCCGCTGCCGCCGACCTTCCTCGGCTCGATCCTGTTCTACGCGCTCGCGCTGAGCTTCATGGTCAAGCTGGTCAAGCTGGCGCGCGAGACCAATGCGACCTCGCTCGCCGACCTGATCGCCACGCGCCTGGGCAAGGACGCGTGGCTGGCGGCGATCGTCACCCTGGTCGCCGCGCTCGGTCTGATTCCCTACATCGCGCTGCAATTGAAAGCGGTGGCGATGAGCTTCGCGATGCTCACCACCCAGGCCACCGACGGCGTCGCCTCGCCGGCGTGGCGCGACAGCGCGCTGTACGTGGCGCTGGCGATGGCCTTGTTCGCGATGCTGTTCGGCACCCGCCGGGCCAGCGCGGCCGAGCACAATCGCGGGCTGGTGCTGGCGATGGCGTTCGAGTCGGTGTTCAAGCTCGCCGCGATGCTCGCGCTCGGCGCGTTCGTCTGGTTCGGCCTCGACGATCTGCCCAAGGCCGCGATCCAGGCCGCGCCGACACCACCGGCCGGCGGGTTCGCGCCGCTGGTGCTGCTCGGCGGGCTGGCGATGTTCATCCTGCCGCATCAGTTCCATGTCGCCGTGGTCGAATGCCGCGACGAAGACGACGTGCGCACCGCGCGCTGGCAGTTCCCTCTGTATTTGTTGTTGATCGCTTTGCCGGTGCTGCCGTTGGCCAAGGTCGGCCAGTCGCTGCTCGGCGCGCAGGTGCCGTCGGATCTGTACGTGCTCGCATTGCCGCTGTCGCAAGGGCACGAGGGTCTGGCCTTGTTCGCGTTTCTCGGCGGCCTCAGCGCGGCCACCGGCATGGTCGTGGTCAGCACCCTGACCTTGAGCCTGATGATCGGTAACCACTGGTTCGCGCCGAATCTGCTGCGCGGTTCGTGGGCGCGCAATCGCGACCTGCGCGGACGGGTGCTGGCGCTGCGCCGCGGCGGCATCGTCGCGATCATGCTGCTCGCGTGGGGCTACAGCCGCCTGATCGCCGGCAGCGAAGCGCTGGCCGATGTCGGCGCGGTGTCGTTCTCGGCCTTGGCGACCTTGGCGCCGGCGCTGGCGTTCGCGGTGTGGCGGCCGCAGACGCCGCCGCGCGCGGCGATCGTCGGTATCGCCGCGGGCTTCGCCGCCTGGGCCTGGGTGTTGCTGCTGCCGATGTTGTACGAAGCGCGCGGCTTGTCGCCGGCCTGGTTGTTTGAGGGGCCGCTCGGGTGGTCGTGGCTCGCGCCGGAAAGCCTGTTCGGCCTGACCGGCTGGAGCCGGCTCGGCCGCGCGGTCGGCGCCAGCCTGTTTCTCGGCGCGTTGGCGACCGTGCTCGCGGCGATGTGGCGGCGCGAACTGCCGCGCAGCGCGCGGCGCGGGCTGGATGCGCAGACGCTGCGCGACGCCGGCCTGCGCTTTTTGCCGCGCGAACGCGTCGCCCAGTTGCTGCACGACGCGCCGGCCGGGCATCCGGTCGCCGCGGCGATCGAGGCCGAACTCGAACGCGAACTCGCCGCGGTGCTGGGCTCGTCCTCGGCGCGGGTACTGCTGGACGCGGCGCGTCGCGAGGCCGGGCGCGATCTGGACACGGTCGCGGCGATCGTCGGCGAAGCCTCGGCCGACCTGCGCTTCAACCAGCGCGTGCTGGAAGCGGCGTTGCAGAACATGAGCCAGGGCATCAGCGTGGTCGACGCGCAATTGCGCCTGGTCGCGTGGAATCGCCGCTACGCCGAACTGTTCGGCTATCCGCCCGAGTTGTTGCAGGTGGGCCGACCGATCGCCGATCTCGCGCGCTGGGCGATGCAGCGTCTGCCGCCGGTCGAGGATCTCGAACGCGCCTTGCAGCGGCGTCTGGCGTTCATGCGCGCCGGCACCCCGCATCTGTCCGAGCGCGTGTTCGCCGACGGCAGCATCATCGAAATCCGCGGCAACCCGATGCCCGGCGGCGGTTTCGTCGCGACCTTCACTGATGTCACCGCGTTCCGCCGCGCCGAGGCCGGGTTGATCCAGGCCAACGAAACCCTGGAGCAGCGCGTGGTCGAACGCACCGCCGATCTGCAGGTGGCCACGCGCGAGGCCGAGCGCGCCAACGAGGCCAAGAGCCGCTTTCTCGCCGCGGTCGGTCACGATCTGATGCAGCCGCTGCACGCCGCGCAATTGTTCACCGACGCGCTGGCGCAGCAACTCGATCAGCCGACTCAGCGCGAGACCGCGACCCAGATCGCCGGCGCGCTGGAATCCACCGGCGATCTGCTCAACGGCCTGCTGGACATGTCGCGCCTGCAGGCCGGCGGCCTGGTGCCGCAACCGCGCGAATTTCCGCTGGCCGAAGTGCTGGAACCGCTGGCCTCGGAATTCGGCGCGATCGCCGCCGCGCGCGGGCTGCGCTTTCGCTATGTCGCTTCGCGTGCGTGGACTTGCAGCGACCCGCAGTTGCTGCGCCGCGTATTGCAGAATTTCCTCGCCAACGCGGTGCGTTACACCGCCAGCGGCCGGGTGCTGCTCGGCGTGCGCCGGCGCGAGGGCGGCTTGTCGATCGAAGTGCACGACAGCGGCCCGGGCATCGAACCGGCGATGCAGCGGGTGATGTTCGAAGAGTTCCGCCGCGGCGAAAACGCGCCGGGGCAGGGCCTCGGGCTGGGGCTGTCGATCGCCGACCGCATCGCCGATCTGCTGCATGCGCCGCTGACCCTGCACAGCCGTCTCGGCCACGGCACCGCGTTCGCGGTGCGCTTGCCGCGCACGCCGACGCCGACGCCGATGCATGCGAGCTCGGCCGCGCATGGCGCCGCGCCGGGCGCGCTCGCGTTCGGCCTGCGCGGCATGCAGGTGCTCGCGGTCGATAACGATCCGCAGGCCTTGTCGGCCTTGTCGGAAGTGCTGCGGCGCTGGGGCTGCGAGGTGGTCACCGCGGCCGATGCCGAAGGCGCGCGCCGGGCGATGCGCGAACATGCCGCCGGCTTGTGGCTGTTCGATTTCCATCTCGATCACGACGACACCGGGCTGGCGTTGGCGCAGCGCCTGAGCGCGGAGTTCGGCGCGCGCCCGACCTTGCTGTTGAGCGCCGACGGCGGCGCCGGCGTGCGTCAGGCGGTGCATGCGGCGGGCTTGTCGTTGTTGACCAAGCCGGTCAAGCCGCTGGCGCTGAAGTCGGTGCTGGATCGGTTGCTGGCGGCCGGCGGGATGGAGCGCTGACGGCGACATCGCCCGCGTCGTCGGCGCGATGGATGCGGCCCGCGCCGGCGCGTGTGTCCGGTTCGGCCGCGAACCAGCGTTGATGCGCCCGGACCGGCGCCGGGGCGGCAGCGTCCGACCGTTCATCGTGTTGTGGAAGTCAGGCGATGGGCGTGGTCATTTTTTAGCCAACCCTCTTGCAATGCTTGTGCAGCAACGTATTCCGGGGCCGCACCGGGTTCTGTCCGCAGGTTTGTCCACAGGCTGTGTGGACAACCTCGGCCGGGATGGCCCCGTCGCGGTACTTGACGGATGGCGCGCTGATTGGCAGGCGAGGGCGCCGGCCGCGGTCAGTCCTCGATCCGCCGCGCCGGGTCCGACAGTTCCAGTTCGCGCAGCACCACTCCGGCCTGGGTGCGGTTGCGCACGCCGAGCCGGTCGAAGATCGCCGACAGATGCGCCTTGACCGTGCGTTCCTGGACGTCCAGGCGATCGGCGATCTGCTTGTTGAGCAGGCCTTGCGCGACCAGGCTCAGCACCCGGAACTGCTGCGGCGACAGGCTGGCCAGGCGTGAGGCCAGATCGGCGTCGCCGCGGTCGCTCTGGGTGCGCGCGACCGCCGCGCGCAACGCCGCCGGCAGCCATTGCTCGCAGGCCAGCACCGCGCGGATCGCGTCGCGCAGTTCGTCCAGGCCCGAGCTCTTGGGCAGATAACCGGCCGCGCCGTGATCGAGCGCGCGCCGCACCACCCGCGGATCGTCGTTGGCCGACACCACCGCGACCGCGGTGCCCGGGTACTGGGCGCGGATCGCGGCCAGCCCGGCCAGGCCGTGGTTGCCGGGCATGTGCAGATCCAGCAGGACCAGATCGATGCCGGGTTCGGCCTCCAGCGCGGCCAGCGCATCGTCGAGCGTGCCGGCCTCGCGCACCACGGTATCGGGCACCGCGTCGGCGGCGGCCTGGCGCAGCGCGGCGCGGAACAGCGGATGGTCGTCGGCGATCAGCAGGGTCGGCATCGCGGCTAGCCTAACAGGCGCTGTCGCGAATCCGCTGTCCGTTCGGCTGGGGCGGCATCGGCGCACGCGCTGTACCAAAGTACGATGAGGACGCCGCCGCGAGTTGCTAGGCTGCGCCGATGAGCGCCTCTATCCTACGTACCGCCGCGGCCAGCGCCGCCCTGATGCTGTTGGCTTGCGCGATCGCGCCGGTCGCGCCGGCGATGGCCGCGGGCAAATCGCGCGCGGCCGCTGCGAAAACCGCCAAGGACTCCGCCCCGATGTTCAGCAGTCAACGCCAGACCGAGCACCGCGGCGAACACGACGATCTGCTGACCGCCGGACTCGGCCTCGACGGCCTGCGCGCGATGGTGCCGCCGGCGTTCGCCGACGCGGCGCATCCCACCCCGGCCGAATTGCGTCGACGCGCGCTGTGGGCGAACTGGCGTGGCATCGCCGATCTCGCGCCGGGCGGCGGTTACGGCGAGTTGTACGGCAGCACCGCGCCGGTTCCCGGCCGCGAATTCAGCGCGTTCGCGACCGTGCCGGGCGCCAATCAGCCGCACCGCGTGCTGGTGCAAGTGCCCGATGGATTCGATACCAAGAAACGTTGCGTGGTGGTCAGCGCCTCCTCGGGATCGCGCGGCATCTACGGCTCGATCGCGGTCGCCGGCGCCTGGGGCCTGCCCAAGGGCTGCGCGGTGGCTTACACCGACAAGGGCGCGGGCACCGATTACTTCGATCTCGATGCCGGCCAGGGCGTGCGCGCCGACGGCACGGTCGGGCCGGCCTCGGAAGGCGGGCTCGCGTTTACGCCCAAGGCGAGCCAGCGCGAAGGCGGCAAGGGCATCGCGTTCAAGCACGCGCATTCGCAGGACAACCCCGAGGCCGACTGGGGCCGGCATGTACATCAGGCCGCGCAGTTCGCGTTGGCCTCGTTGAACCAGGCGTTTCCCGAGCAGGCGCCGTTCACCGACGCGAACACCCGGGTGATCGCGGTCGGCATCTCCAACGGCGGCGGCGCGGTATTGCGCGCGGCCGAATTGAACGACACGCCGTGGCTGGACGCGGTGGTCGCAGGCGAGCCGAACATCTACGTCGCCGGCGCGCGGCCGTTGTACGACTACACCACCGAAGCGGCCTTGCTGATGCCGTGCGCGCTGTTGCACAAGCCGCTCGCGGCCGCGCCGGTGACGCCGATCACCGGCGACAGCGCCGAATCGTTCTGCACCTACGTCGCAGGACTCGGCCTGCTCGGCGATGAAGCCAGGCAGGCGAGCACCGAAGTGCGCGCGCAAGCCGCCTACGAACGCATGCACGCCAGCGGCTGGAGCGACGATGCATTGCGCGCTGGCGCGCTGTCGGTGAATTTCGATCTGTGGCGCGCGGTCGCGGCGACTTACGCCTCCGCTTACGGTCGTTACGCGCCGGCCGGACAGGCGCGCACGAAGGATCCGGATCAGCCCTGGGTGCGTTATGCCTATGCCGCCGCGACCCCGGCCAGCGCCAGCGCGCCGGCCGCCGAACGCGCGGCCAGCGAGAGCGAACGCGCGGCGTGGTGGTCCGATGCCAGCGGCATTCCGCCGGGCGCGGGCGTGCAGTTGTTCGGTCCGAGCGGCGGCGAACGCCTTGCGCCGTTGGCGGCGCTGCGCGAGTTGTGGAGCGGCGAGATCCTCGGCGGCGAAGCGGCGTATCCCGAATACGGCGCCGCGCTCAAGCGCGCGCACGAACGCGTGCGCGCCGGCATCGAACAGACCCGCGCCTCCGCGCCGCGCAAGGACCTGCCGATCGTGGTCGTGCATGGGCTCGACGACGGTTTGATCCCGCCGGCGTTCAGCAGCGCGCCGTATGTCGCGATGGCGCGCAAGGCCGGCGCGCAGGTGCGCTATTGGCAAGTTCGCAACGTCCAGCATTTCGACGCCTTCCTTGGCTTGCCGGCGATGGGCGCGCGTTATCTGCCGCTACTGCCATATGTGTATGCCGCGCTCGATCGCGTCGAGGCGCATCTGGATCAGGGCACGCCGCTGCCTGCCGATGCGGTAGTGGCGAATTCGCCGCGCGCGGGCAAGGGCTTGACGGCCGAGAACCTGGCGGTGCCGAAGTAATCCGATCGGGTTGGGTTGGATAAAAGCTTCAATCGTCGCGTTCGAGTTCGCGGCGAAGACGATCAGGGCTGCAACTCGCTGAACTTGACGATCGCGCCGACGCTGGCGCGGTCAAACCCGTATTCCGACGACCGAGGTCTCGATCGCCGCCGCCGCGGCGCGTCGGGTAAATCGCCGAAAACCCCGGCGCAGCCTGGATTTGCCCGGCGCGCATCGCCTGAGTGCGACTTCGGCCTCTTGCGGCCTGCACACTGGCTTTGGCAGGCTGGGCGCACATCCTGAACGGCGAACGCGCCGTTCGCCCTGGAGCCAAGCCGCATGCCGCGCCATTTTTCGATGCTTCGCGAATTCCACCTCGCGGATTGGTTCACCCTCGCCAACGCCTTCTGCGGCACCGGCGCGATCTTCGCCGCGATGCGTTTCCTGCAGGAAGGCGGGGTGCGCGATCTGATGATCGGCATGGCGCTGATCCCGCTGGCTTTCATCTTCGATGCGCTCGACGGCCGGGTCGCGCGTTGGCGCAAGTCGTCCTCTACCCTGGGGCGCGAACTCGATTCGCTGGCCGACGTGATCTCCTTCGGCGTCGCGCCCGCCGCGCTGGCCTACGCCTGCGGCCTGCAGGGCGGCTGGGACTGGGTGATCCTGAGCTACTTCGTCGGCTGCGGCGTCAGCCGACTGGCGCGCTACAACGTCACCGCCGAGGCGATGTCGGGCGAGGAAGGCAAGGTCAAATATTTCGAAGGCACGCCGATTCCGACCAGCCTGCTGCTGGTGATCGTGCTCGCGGTCGCGGCCTGGCAGGGCGCGATCGGCGCGGACCTGTGGTTCGGTGGCTACCGGCTCGGCCCGTGGCTGTTCCATCCGCTGGTGCTGATGTTCGCGCTGTCGGGCTCGTTGATGATCAGCAAGACGCTGCATATTCCCAAGCCCTGAGCGTCGGCGGGTTTTCGTCGCGGCGTTCGCGCCTTGTTCGCGGCACGATCATCGCGCCGCCATGAACCGCCCCGAATGCGTTCCCCCCCCCTTATGTAGGGGGATTCGCTTTTTGACCCGAGCAAAGGCAAAAGCTCAAATCCCCCGCGTCTGCTGCGCAGACGCCGCCCCCTTTTCTAAAGTGGGCAAAAGCGGTTTGCGTCCTGATTTAAGTTTCATCCTTCGCATCGTGCTCAGCCGCCCCGAATGCGTTCCCCCCTTTGTAAAAGGGGGGCTAGGGGGGATTTGCTTTTAGTCCCGAGCAAAAGCAAAAGCTCAAATCCCCCGCGTCTGCTGCGCAGACGCCGCCCCCTTTTTCTAAAGTGGGCAAAAGCCGCGCTGCTTTTGATTTGAGGATTCGTCGCATCGTGATGGGCCGCGACGAATGCGTTCCCCTTTGCAAAGGGCCGAGTGGGATTTACCGTCGGCCTCAAGAGGCAAACGCCCCGCACAGCACACATTTTCCGCAAGCCCGCGGCCGCATTCACGAACCGCCCGTGTCCGTCCACGCGCGCGGCAACACGCCATTGCTATGATCGGCGCAAACCACGGAGGCGGTGATGGCGAATTTCGGTTTCGGTTCGAACAATCCCGGCGATTTCTTCGGCGCGGGCGCCGACATGAATCAGCCCGGTTTCGAAAAACTCGCGCGACAGTACTGGGGCGCATGGGGCGAGATGATGCGCGGCGCGGCGCCGCAATCGGCGCAGCAGCCGTCGATGCCGGGCTGGAACGAGGCGGTGAGCTGGTGGTCGCAGTTGGCCAAGGGCGGGCAACCGCAGGTCGACGACACCCTGGACCGTTTCAACAGTCAGGCGCGCGGCTGGTTCGGCGAAATCCAGAAACTGGCCTCGCAGTTCGCCGGCAGCGACGCCTCGGCCGGCGACATCGCCGGCGCCTGGAAGCAGGCGCTGGGCGGGCAGGGCGCCAATCCCTTCGCCGATGTGTTGAGCGCGATGCGCGGGCCGGGCCAGCAGGATTTCGGCCGCTGGGCCGAGCAGATGGGGCCGTTCCTGGAACGCCTGCAGAGTCAGGGCCAGTCCTTGCTGGGTCTGCCCGCGTTCGGTTTCTCGCGCGAGCATCAAGAGCGCGTGCAGCAGTTGCTGCAGGCGCAGTCCGATTACCAGAAGCAGAGCCAGGCCTATAACGCGCTGATGGCCGAAGCCGGCCAGGACGCGTTCTCGCGCTTCGAAGACAAACTGGCCGAGCGCAGCGAACCCGGCCGCCAGATCGGCAGCGCGCGCGCCTTGTTCGATCTGTGGATCGACGCGGCCGAAGAAGCCTATGCCGATATCGCGCTGTCGCCGCGGTTCCGCGACGCCTACGCCGCGCTGGTGAATTCGCAGATGCGTCTGCGCGCCGGCGTGCAGAAGGAGATCGAACAGGCCAGCGGCAGCTTCGGCATGCCGACCCGCACCGAGATCGACGCCGCGCATCGCAAGATCGTCCAGCTCGAACGCGAACTGCGCCGTCTGCGCGATGAAGTGCAGAACACGCGCGAGCCGGCGCCGGCGCCGCGCGAAGCGCGTCCGGTCGCGGCCAAGCCCGCGGCGACACGTTCGGCAAAGCCGGCGGCGCCACAGCCGGCGGCGAAGAAAGCCGCGGCCAAGTCCTCGCGACCGGCTGCGGCCGCGGCGGCCAAGCCGGCGCTGAAGCAGCCCAAGCCCGCGCCCGCCAAGGCGGCGAAGAAAACCGCGATCGCGCGTCCGCAGCCGCCGGCCACGCCGCGCGCCGCGAGCGCGGTGAAGCCGGCCAAGGCCGCGCAAACCGGCAAGGCCGCCAAGCAGGGAGCGCGCTGAGATGACCGCACCGATCAATTT
This genomic interval carries:
- a CDS encoding TonB-dependent receptor, whose amino-acid sequence is MSTCKVKARKQIQRQGLCLAIAAALLAPAAWAQDAAPEPAQAKTLGGVTVTARKREETLQEVPVAITAFTAESLDRMNIEDLSDLDAQVPNLTIYAARGSSSTITAYIRGVGQSDPLWGVDPGVGIYMDDVYIARPQGALLDVFDVERIEVLRGPQGTLYGKNTIGGAIKYISRGLPTSLDGFASVTVGNYGQLDVKAAVAGPIGGSTQGGDATLRGRISVASLNRDGFGENVVTKQEVSDKEVLALRGNLGAYVSDALDIQFAFDWMDDQSGVRGARMLAPNRFAPGTAPLDSRYDIRSGMPNINDTTIKGASATVNWRASEDWSFKYVLAKRESDTETNIDFDTLQNKIADVKAFYSDQQVSHELQANFDGGGRARGVMGIYAFDGEAGGQVLNNFFNLSFGDTQGTVYTESIAAYADWTFDLTDKLKLDVGARYTDEDKRAKVLNRGYRDASFTIPNGAVAANFDRKINFKNTSPKVSLDYQIAPDILLYGLATRGFKSGGYNIRAQATAVPRSAEPFDDEVVDSYEVGSKMAFFDQRLFLNLSYFHNKYKDIQLSVFTSYDSNGDGTNDAFFGDFTNAGSGTVQGLEVEYQWLPNEHWLISGNLAWLDAKYDEFLYAGVNIANEQEFTNAPEFSGALNVEYRTDLSDGSNLSARVGYSYQSDVIATTEIVRTGALPITQDGYGLINAGVTWKSKGPWSLSLQGSNLADKEYRTTGYSLNSALGVYTGFYGAPRQYSLSMKYDF
- a CDS encoding hybrid sensor histidine kinase/response regulator is translated as MLSLTTVALASLAWLALMFGTALFAERRPAVLAKHWRHIYALSLAVHCTSWTFYGTVTQAARYGWPLPPTFLGSILFYALALSFMVKLVKLARETNATSLADLIATRLGKDAWLAAIVTLVAALGLIPYIALQLKAVAMSFAMLTTQATDGVASPAWRDSALYVALAMALFAMLFGTRRASAAEHNRGLVLAMAFESVFKLAAMLALGAFVWFGLDDLPKAAIQAAPTPPAGGFAPLVLLGGLAMFILPHQFHVAVVECRDEDDVRTARWQFPLYLLLIALPVLPLAKVGQSLLGAQVPSDLYVLALPLSQGHEGLALFAFLGGLSAATGMVVVSTLTLSLMIGNHWFAPNLLRGSWARNRDLRGRVLALRRGGIVAIMLLAWGYSRLIAGSEALADVGAVSFSALATLAPALAFAVWRPQTPPRAAIVGIAAGFAAWAWVLLLPMLYEARGLSPAWLFEGPLGWSWLAPESLFGLTGWSRLGRAVGASLFLGALATVLAAMWRRELPRSARRGLDAQTLRDAGLRFLPRERVAQLLHDAPAGHPVAAAIEAELERELAAVLGSSSARVLLDAARREAGRDLDTVAAIVGEASADLRFNQRVLEAALQNMSQGISVVDAQLRLVAWNRRYAELFGYPPELLQVGRPIADLARWAMQRLPPVEDLERALQRRLAFMRAGTPHLSERVFADGSIIEIRGNPMPGGGFVATFTDVTAFRRAEAGLIQANETLEQRVVERTADLQVATREAERANEAKSRFLAAVGHDLMQPLHAAQLFTDALAQQLDQPTQRETATQIAGALESTGDLLNGLLDMSRLQAGGLVPQPREFPLAEVLEPLASEFGAIAAARGLRFRYVASRAWTCSDPQLLRRVLQNFLANAVRYTASGRVLLGVRRREGGLSIEVHDSGPGIEPAMQRVMFEEFRRGENAPGQGLGLGLSIADRIADLLHAPLTLHSRLGHGTAFAVRLPRTPTPTPMHASSAAHGAAPGALAFGLRGMQVLAVDNDPQALSALSEVLRRWGCEVVTAADAEGARRAMREHAAGLWLFDFHLDHDDTGLALAQRLSAEFGARPTLLLSADGGAGVRQAVHAAGLSLLTKPVKPLALKSVLDRLLAAGGMER
- a CDS encoding response regulator transcription factor; its protein translation is MPTLLIADDHPLFRAALRQAAADAVPDTVVREAGTLDDALAALEAEPGIDLVLLDLHMPGNHGLAGLAAIRAQYPGTAVAVVSANDDPRVVRRALDHGAAGYLPKSSGLDELRDAIRAVLACEQWLPAALRAAVARTQSDRGDADLASRLASLSPQQFRVLSLVAQGLLNKQIADRLDVQERTVKAHLSAIFDRLGVRNRTQAGVVLRELELSDPARRIED
- a CDS encoding 3-hydroxybutyrate oligomer hydrolase family protein gives rise to the protein MSASILRTAAASAALMLLACAIAPVAPAMAAGKSRAAAAKTAKDSAPMFSSQRQTEHRGEHDDLLTAGLGLDGLRAMVPPAFADAAHPTPAELRRRALWANWRGIADLAPGGGYGELYGSTAPVPGREFSAFATVPGANQPHRVLVQVPDGFDTKKRCVVVSASSGSRGIYGSIAVAGAWGLPKGCAVAYTDKGAGTDYFDLDAGQGVRADGTVGPASEGGLAFTPKASQREGGKGIAFKHAHSQDNPEADWGRHVHQAAQFALASLNQAFPEQAPFTDANTRVIAVGISNGGGAVLRAAELNDTPWLDAVVAGEPNIYVAGARPLYDYTTEAALLMPCALLHKPLAAAPVTPITGDSAESFCTYVAGLGLLGDEARQASTEVRAQAAYERMHASGWSDDALRAGALSVNFDLWRAVAATYASAYGRYAPAGQARTKDPDQPWVRYAYAAATPASASAPAAERAASESERAAWWSDASGIPPGAGVQLFGPSGGERLAPLAALRELWSGEILGGEAAYPEYGAALKRAHERVRAGIEQTRASAPRKDLPIVVVHGLDDGLIPPAFSSAPYVAMARKAGAQVRYWQVRNVQHFDAFLGLPAMGARYLPLLPYVYAALDRVEAHLDQGTPLPADAVVANSPRAGKGLTAENLAVPK
- the pssA gene encoding CDP-diacylglycerol--serine O-phosphatidyltransferase; this translates as MPRHFSMLREFHLADWFTLANAFCGTGAIFAAMRFLQEGGVRDLMIGMALIPLAFIFDALDGRVARWRKSSSTLGRELDSLADVISFGVAPAALAYACGLQGGWDWVILSYFVGCGVSRLARYNVTAEAMSGEEGKVKYFEGTPIPTSLLLVIVLAVAAWQGAIGADLWFGGYRLGPWLFHPLVLMFALSGSLMISKTLHIPKP
- the phaE gene encoding class III poly(R)-hydroxyalkanoic acid synthase subunit PhaE, whose amino-acid sequence is MANFGFGSNNPGDFFGAGADMNQPGFEKLARQYWGAWGEMMRGAAPQSAQQPSMPGWNEAVSWWSQLAKGGQPQVDDTLDRFNSQARGWFGEIQKLASQFAGSDASAGDIAGAWKQALGGQGANPFADVLSAMRGPGQQDFGRWAEQMGPFLERLQSQGQSLLGLPAFGFSREHQERVQQLLQAQSDYQKQSQAYNALMAEAGQDAFSRFEDKLAERSEPGRQIGSARALFDLWIDAAEEAYADIALSPRFRDAYAALVNSQMRLRAGVQKEIEQASGSFGMPTRTEIDAAHRKIVQLERELRRLRDEVQNTREPAPAPREARPVAAKPAATRSAKPAAPQPAAKKAAAKSSRPAAAAAAKPALKQPKPAPAKAAKKTAIARPQPPATPRAASAVKPAKAAQTGKAAKQGAR